A genomic window from Desulfurellaceae bacterium includes:
- a CDS encoding M24 family metallopeptidase — MDTVSVTNEQIAQRITALCHHLQEAQVDAYLVPSSDSHLNEYVSAYQQRRAAISNFSGSAGDALISPHGSHVFVDSRYYLQAEQEVDPALFQIHKLGMEGEKTLTEWLCEMEKERGSLRVGYDPFVVAMDMHAAYGQALKSEDSALVPISGNLVDAVWQDRPPAPSHPIYLLSEDDTGQSVADKLAAVREKMAEEEVAALVLTKLDEIAWLTNLRGSDVSYNPVFESYCVIESERATCFTRLTPTPEIQAGLAPALSFAPYAAYTETLRRIGSQANEKIWLDPSGTTMGTRLLLPEAQPVYEARNPVVLMKALKNKVELARSREAHERAAAAKIRSLARMEQMRAGGQTLSEKAYAQLLRDEYAREDGFRDLSFATISAVGANGAIVHYGGANDEVALRDGELLLVDSGTQMGAGTTDDTRTICIGTPTERQRQLYTLVLRCHIQLARQKFPEGTGGVALDALTRGQMWNAGLDYGHGTGHGVGALLNVHEGPQRVATRGSDEPLQPGMIISNEPGYYEAGWGGIRLENLYVVTTDDTLPDHPSGKKWLQLKTLTLIPFDHRLIDWDQLSQTDRAWLADYHRQVFDTIAPRLNGDDRAWLQAACEPFDWNASGRQAV, encoded by the coding sequence TTGGATACCGTGTCTGTGACCAACGAGCAGATCGCCCAGCGAATCACCGCATTGTGCCACCATCTCCAGGAAGCCCAGGTCGACGCTTACCTGGTCCCGTCCTCGGATTCCCACCTCAACGAGTATGTATCTGCCTACCAACAACGTCGGGCCGCCATCAGCAATTTCAGCGGCTCGGCCGGAGACGCCCTGATCAGCCCCCACGGCAGCCATGTGTTCGTAGACTCACGCTACTACCTGCAGGCCGAACAGGAGGTCGATCCGGCCCTGTTCCAGATTCACAAACTGGGCATGGAGGGCGAGAAAACCCTCACCGAGTGGCTATGCGAAATGGAAAAAGAGCGTGGCAGCCTGCGGGTCGGCTACGATCCGTTTGTGGTGGCCATGGACATGCACGCCGCCTACGGCCAGGCGCTCAAATCCGAGGATTCGGCCCTGGTGCCGATTTCCGGCAATCTGGTTGACGCGGTCTGGCAGGATCGCCCGCCGGCTCCGTCCCACCCCATCTATCTGTTGTCAGAGGACGACACCGGCCAGTCGGTGGCCGATAAGCTGGCCGCAGTGCGGGAAAAAATGGCCGAGGAAGAGGTCGCGGCCCTGGTCTTGACCAAACTCGACGAGATCGCCTGGCTGACCAATCTGCGCGGCAGCGATGTGTCCTACAATCCCGTCTTTGAGTCCTACTGCGTGATCGAGTCTGAGCGGGCGACCTGTTTTACCCGCCTCACCCCCACCCCCGAAATTCAGGCCGGCCTAGCCCCAGCCCTGAGCTTTGCCCCGTATGCCGCCTACACCGAGACCCTGCGACGCATTGGCAGCCAGGCAAACGAAAAAATCTGGCTCGACCCAAGCGGCACGACCATGGGCACCCGCCTGCTGCTGCCCGAAGCCCAGCCCGTGTACGAGGCGCGCAACCCGGTCGTGCTGATGAAGGCGCTCAAGAATAAGGTTGAGCTGGCGCGCAGCCGCGAAGCCCACGAACGCGCGGCCGCAGCCAAGATTCGCAGCCTGGCGCGCATGGAACAGATGCGGGCGGGCGGCCAGACGCTCAGCGAAAAAGCCTACGCCCAGCTTTTGCGCGACGAGTACGCCCGCGAAGACGGCTTTCGCGACCTGAGCTTTGCTACCATTTCGGCGGTCGGTGCTAACGGGGCGATTGTCCACTATGGCGGCGCCAACGACGAGGTCGCCCTGCGGGACGGCGAGCTGTTGCTGGTCGACTCCGGCACCCAGATGGGCGCCGGCACGACCGATGACACGCGGACGATTTGCATTGGCACGCCGACCGAGCGTCAGCGCCAGCTGTATACCCTGGTCCTGCGCTGTCACATCCAGCTGGCCCGCCAAAAGTTTCCCGAAGGCACGGGCGGGGTCGCGCTCGACGCCCTGACCCGTGGCCAGATGTGGAACGCCGGCCTCGACTACGGCCACGGCACCGGGCACGGGGTCGGCGCCCTGCTCAACGTCCACGAAGGCCCCCAGCGGGTCGCCACCCGTGGCAGCGACGAACCCCTGCAGCCGGGCATGATTATCTCCAACGAGCCCGGCTATTACGAGGCTGGCTGGGGCGGTATCCGGCTCGAGAACCTGTATGTCGTCACGACCGACGACACGCTGCCGGACCATCCCAGCGGCAAGAAGTGGCTCCAGCTGAAAACACTGACCCTGATTCCATTTGACCACCGTCTGATTGACTGGGACCAGCTCAGCCAGACCGACCGGGCTTGGCTGGCCGACTACCACAGGCAGGTGTTCGACACCATCGCTCCCCGGCTCAACGGCGACGACCGGGCCTGGCTCCAGGCCGCGTGTGAGCCCTTCGACTGGAATGCGTCAGGGCGGCAGGCCGTTTGA
- a CDS encoding SDR family oxidoreductase — MSAFSLTGKSALIVGASTPIGSALALALAEAGANTALSTVLPSPREVAAIQVCGSTIRAMGRDGFAQTIDITSERDVQALVERTVSELGGLDILINAPDLAFAKPVQDSSLAEWNRVLAVNLSGVYLSCRAAAGPMLSQQRGRIINLVSVLGQRGMANGSAYCAAQAGVLNLTRALSQEWARQGITVNAIGAGWTEGMAMIQDDATKKQLSRYIPHKRLAQPQEVADAVLSFSSDRSGFITGQVLWLEGGVLSRL; from the coding sequence ATGAGCGCCTTCTCCCTGACCGGCAAGTCGGCCCTGATCGTCGGCGCCTCCACCCCGATCGGCAGTGCTCTGGCCCTGGCCCTGGCCGAGGCCGGGGCCAATACAGCCCTGTCTACCGTGCTGCCCTCGCCCCGCGAGGTGGCCGCCATCCAGGTCTGCGGGAGTACGATTCGCGCTATGGGCCGAGACGGCTTTGCCCAGACGATTGACATCACCAGCGAACGCGATGTACAGGCCCTGGTCGAGCGCACGGTGTCCGAACTGGGCGGCCTCGACATCCTGATCAACGCCCCGGACCTGGCCTTTGCCAAGCCCGTCCAGGACAGTTCGCTGGCCGAGTGGAACCGGGTGCTGGCCGTAAACCTGAGCGGCGTGTACCTGAGCTGTCGGGCGGCCGCCGGCCCAATGCTGTCCCAGCAGCGCGGCCGGATCATCAACCTCGTTTCCGTACTCGGCCAACGCGGCATGGCCAACGGCAGCGCCTACTGTGCGGCCCAGGCCGGCGTGCTCAACCTGACCCGGGCCCTGTCCCAGGAATGGGCCCGCCAGGGCATCACGGTCAACGCCATCGGGGCCGGCTGGACCGAGGGCATGGCCATGATTCAGGACGACGCGACCAAGAAACAGCTCAGCCGCTACATTCCCCACAAACGGCTGGCCCAGCCCCAGGAGGTTGCCGACGCGGTGCTGAGCTTTTCCTCGGACCGTTCCGGTTTTATTACCGGCCAGGTGCTGTGGCTGGAGGGCGGGGTGTTGAGCCGCCTGTAA
- the cysE gene encoding serine O-acetyltransferase, protein MAQALKHNGLSDDWIWQTVREEAAREEERELVLASFLHSIILNHSSLEEALSFHLAGKLTNLNLPSMSLRDIIIEAMLSDATIGAAVRADIRGARERDPACSSYLVPLLYYKGLHALEAYRVAHWLWTQDRKTLAFCFQNRISEVFGVDIHPAARIGSGVFIDHATSLVIGETAVVEDDVSMLQEVTLGGTGKESGDRHPKIRTGVLISAGAKILGNVEVGADAKVGAGSVVLTDVPAGCTVAGVPAKVVGRCAKTTSHPALEMDHQLPTGIPDYEPLEEH, encoded by the coding sequence ATGGCACAGGCTCTCAAACACAACGGATTGAGCGACGACTGGATCTGGCAGACGGTGCGGGAAGAGGCGGCGCGGGAAGAGGAACGTGAGCTGGTTCTGGCCAGCTTTCTGCACTCGATCATCCTCAACCACTCCTCGCTGGAGGAAGCGCTGAGCTTTCATCTGGCCGGCAAGCTGACCAACCTGAACCTGCCGTCCATGTCGCTACGCGACATCATTATCGAGGCGATGCTGTCGGATGCCACCATCGGCGCGGCGGTTCGAGCCGATATACGTGGCGCGCGGGAGCGCGACCCGGCCTGCTCGTCCTACCTCGTCCCCCTGCTGTACTACAAGGGCCTGCACGCCCTGGAAGCCTACCGGGTTGCCCACTGGCTGTGGACCCAGGACCGCAAAACCCTGGCCTTTTGTTTTCAGAACCGTATCTCCGAGGTCTTCGGGGTCGATATCCACCCGGCGGCTCGTATCGGCTCGGGTGTGTTTATCGACCACGCCACGAGTCTGGTTATTGGCGAGACCGCGGTGGTGGAAGATGACGTGTCCATGCTCCAGGAGGTGACCCTGGGCGGCACCGGCAAGGAGAGCGGCGACCGCCACCCCAAGATTCGGACCGGGGTGCTGATCAGCGCCGGAGCCAAAATCCTGGGCAATGTCGAAGTCGGGGCCGACGCCAAGGTCGGGGCTGGCAGCGTGGTCCTGACCGATGTGCCGGCCGGCTGCACGGTGGCCGGTGTGCCGGCCAAAGTCGTGGGGCGGTGCGCCAAAACCACCAGTCACCCGGCCCTGGAGATGGACCATCAGCTGCCGACCGGCATCCCCGACTACGAGCCGCTCGAAGAGCACTAA
- a CDS encoding LLM class flavin-dependent oxidoreductase, whose product MEFGVSVSTKIDDWQLITYAEELGFDMGWVPDSQMIWSDCYATLALAAHNTSRMRLGTGVAIPGTRIAPVTAHSIASINQLAPGRVFLGIGTGHTAMRVMGMEPMKIAAFREYLGVVRELLHGKEVEYTLDGRARTIRFLHLDQHFINIHDPIPIYVAANGPRALRTAGEYGDGLVSVFNDRPEVLQEHLAIVRLGAEKAGRTLPEPLPTATFTCAVVLKPGEDLRSDRVIEECGSYVTAIIHFVYEIYQQTGQEEVVPEAYRGFWEEYCAHVEHMQTPKDKRYLQIHNGHCTFYVPEERRFITPEAIRGTCLVGKPDEVVEQIRQAEKAGLNTVVLLPSMAESRNVFRDFAQQVIARY is encoded by the coding sequence ATGGAATTTGGCGTTTCGGTTTCGACCAAGATCGACGATTGGCAGCTGATCACATACGCAGAAGAGCTGGGTTTTGACATGGGTTGGGTGCCCGACTCGCAGATGATCTGGTCCGACTGTTATGCCACCTTGGCCCTGGCCGCCCACAACACCTCGCGGATGCGGTTGGGAACGGGCGTGGCGATTCCCGGTACCCGGATTGCTCCGGTCACCGCCCATTCGATTGCGTCGATTAACCAGCTCGCTCCGGGACGGGTCTTTTTAGGCATCGGCACCGGCCATACCGCCATGCGGGTGATGGGTATGGAGCCGATGAAGATTGCCGCCTTCCGCGAATATCTCGGCGTGGTGCGCGAGCTGCTGCACGGCAAAGAGGTCGAATATACCCTCGATGGCCGGGCGCGCACCATCAGGTTCCTGCACCTGGACCAGCATTTCATCAATATTCACGATCCGATTCCAATCTACGTTGCGGCCAACGGCCCACGGGCGCTGAGGACGGCCGGGGAGTATGGCGACGGCCTCGTGTCGGTGTTTAACGACCGGCCCGAGGTGCTACAGGAGCATCTGGCCATAGTCCGGCTTGGTGCGGAAAAGGCCGGCCGGACGCTGCCCGAGCCCCTGCCGACGGCCACCTTTACCTGTGCGGTAGTGCTCAAGCCGGGCGAGGACTTGCGCTCCGACCGGGTCATTGAAGAGTGTGGCTCGTATGTGACGGCGATTATTCATTTTGTATACGAGATTTATCAGCAGACCGGCCAGGAGGAGGTCGTGCCGGAAGCGTATCGGGGCTTCTGGGAGGAGTACTGTGCCCACGTCGAACATATGCAGACGCCCAAAGACAAGCGCTACCTCCAGATCCACAACGGCCACTGCACGTTTTATGTGCCGGAAGAGCGCCGTTTCATCACCCCGGAAGCGATTCGCGGCACCTGCCTGGTCGGCAAACCGGACGAGGTGGTAGAGCAAATCCGCCAGGCCGAGAAAGCCGGGCTGAATACGGTTGTCCTGCTGCCGTCAATGGCCGAGAGCCGCAACGTGTTTCGTGATTTTGCCCAGCAGGTGATCGCCCGCTACTGA